TGGGAATTCTGCCTTCGTCCAGACGAAAGCGTCTCATCGCGCTCGATTGAGTCTCGACGGGAACCGATTGCAGCCAGCGAGGTGATAACGTGCAGATCTTGGTCACCTTCCGACACATGGACGCCAGCGATGCGCTGCGCACCTACGCAACCGAGAAGGTCGAGCGGGTTGCGAACAAGTACCTGAAGAACGCCGTCGAGGCGCACGTGATCCTGGAGGCGTCGGGCCACCGCAAGCGTTTTCAGGCCGAGATCAACATCCACGCTTCCAACTTCGACATCTCGGCCCATTCGGAATCCGATGACATGTACTCAGCCATCGACTTCGCCGTCGACAAGGTCGAGGCGCAGCTTCGCAAGCACAAGGACCGCATCAACGACCGCAAGGGCCGCGCCAGCGCGCCGGAGGCCGCCACCAACATCCCCGTAGATGTGCTAGGACCGCACGACGACGAGGGCGGGCCGCGCGTGATCGAGACCGACAGCATGCCGGCCAAGCCGCTGTCGGTGGAAGACGCGGTGTTGCAGCTCGATCTTTCGCACTCCGAGTTCCTGGTGTTCCGCAATTCGGCCACCAACAGCATCAGCGTCGTCTACCGCCGGCGCGACGGGAACTACGGCCTGATCGTGCCCAACAGCTGAGAAGCACGGTGCGGCTGGCGAGCATTCTTTCGCCGTCCTGCATCGTGCTCGACGTTGCCGGGGCCACCAAGCGCGAAATCCTCTCCAAGCTGGCGGCGCCGATCGCCGCCGATCGCGCCGACATCTCCTACGAGGATCTTCTCGACGCGCTGGTGCGGCGCGAGGAGGCCAGCAGCACGGCCATCGCCGACGGCATCGCGATCCCTCACGCCAAGATCACCACCGGCAACCAGGTGATCTGCTGCTTCGGCCGCTCGCGCGAGGGCGTCGAGTTCGAATCGGTGGATGGGCGGCCGACCACGCTGTTCTTCGTGCTGGTGTCGCCGGCGGCCGATCCTTCGCTGCACGTGCAGTGGCTTTCGCACATCGCGGGCCTGCTCAGCAACGGCGGCCTGCGCCGCCAGCTGCTCGAGGTGCGCTCGCCCGAGCAGGTGCTGGCGGCGCTCGAGGAGGAAGAGAGCGTGCGGGAGGCAAGGGCGTGAGCGCCGGCTCGGGCGACGAACGGGCGCACGAGGCGTCGCGGCCGCACGAGCGCGAGGCCGGCCGTCGTGCGGTCGAGGTCATCGTCGTCACCGGCATGTCCGGCTCGGGCCGCTCCACCGCCATCCATGCGCTCGAGGACCTCGGCACCTACTGCATCGACAACCTGCCCACGGCGCTGGTCTTCCAGTTCGTCGCGCTGTGCAGCGATGCGCGAGCCGGCAAGCCCAAGGTCGGCCTGGGCCTGGACGTGCGCGATGCCGCCTACGTCAAGAGCTGGCCAAGCGTGCGCCAGGCGCTCGAGAAGGCCGGCCATCGGGTAACCGTCGTCTACCTCGACGCTTCGGACGAGGTGCTGGTGAGGCGCTATTCGGAGACCCGGCGCGTGCATCCGCTGGCTGGCGGCCGCGACGTGCCCGAAGCCATTCGCGCCGAGCGCGAGATGCTCGCGCCGCTGGAGCGCACGGCCGACCTCGTCATCGACACCAGCGGTCTGACCGTGCACGAGCTCAAACGCCGGCTGCAGGAGTTCGCCGCCGGGACCGCCACCTATCGCGGGCCGGCGGTGACGCTCAAGAGCTTCGGCTTCAAGTACGGCACGTTGCCCGACGCCGACATGATCCTGGACGTGCGCTTCCTGCCCAATCCGCATTTCGTCGACGAGCTGCGGCCGCTGACGGGGCGCGACGAGAAGGTGGCCTGCTACGTTCTGGAGCCGGCCGTGGCCGGCGAGTATCTGGAACGGGTAATGAACTTGCTCGAATTCGTGCTACCTCATTACGGCGTGGAAGGTCGTCCCTACATGACGATAGGCCTGGGTTGCACGGGTGGGCGTCATCGCTCGGTGTGCATCGCCGAGGAGATCGGCCGCCGCCTTCGCCAGCGCGGCGTGGACGTCAGCGTGCGTCACCGCGACGCAGATAGGGAGGATCGGTAGGCCGGCGATGGGAACTGCTTCGGCGGAATTCGTGGTGAGCAATCAGCTCGGCCTGCACGTTCGTGCCGCGGCGATGGTCGTGCGCACCGTCACTCCGTTCCAGTCCACCATCACCATCCGCACCGACAGCGGCAGCGCCGATGCCCGCAGCGTGCTCGATCTGCTGACGCTCTCGGCCAACAAAGGCACCAAGGTGACGGTGGCTGCCGAAGGGCCCGATGCCGACGCCGCCGTGGCCGCTCTGGGCGACCTGATCATGCGCAACTTCGCGGAGTAGCGAACGTTTGACCCCCCTTCCCGTGCCCTGTAGCTAAGCCGGCCATGTCCGTGGACGAGTTCATTTTCACTTCGGAGTCCGTCTCCGAAGGCCATCCCGACAAAGTTTGCGATCAGATCTCCGACGCCGTCCTCGATGCGCATCTTGCCGGCGACCCTCACAGCCGCGTCGCTTGCGAAACGCTCGTCGCCACCGACCTCGTGGTGATGGCAGGCGAGATCACCAGCAAGCACGAAGTCGATTACGAGAAGATCGCACGCAGCGTCATCGCCGACATCGGCTACATCGACACCGACGGCTTCAAGGCCGACACCGCCGAAGTGATGATGCGCCTGGTTGCGCAGTCTCCCGACATCTCGCAGGGCGTCACCGTCGGCCAGGGCCTGCACGAGGAGCAGGGGGCTGGCGATCAGGGCCTCATGTTCGGTTACGCCTGCGATCAGACGACCGAGCTCATGCCGCTGCCGATCTCGCTCTCGCATCGCCTGGTCGCGCGCCTGGCCGAGCTGCGCCACAGCGGCAAGCTCGCCTACCTGCGCCCCGACGCGAAGTCGCAGGTCAGCATTCAGTATCGTGACGGCAGGCCCGCCCGCGTCGCCACCGTGGTCATCTCGACTCAGCACAAGGAGTCGGCGACTCTCGAGCAGATCACTGCCGACGTGCGCGAGCACGTCATCAAGCCGATCATCCCGCCCGAGCTGCTCGATTCCGACACCGTCTATCACGTCAATCCGACCGGCCGCTTCGTGGTCGGCGGCCCTTCGGGCGACTCGGGGCTGACGGGACGAAAGATCATCGTCGACACCTACGGCGGCTGGGGCCGTCACGGGGGCGGCGCGTTCTCGGGCAAGGACCCTTCCAAGGTCGACCGGTCGGCCGCGTACATGGCGCGCTATCTGGCCAAGAACGTCGTGGCCGCCGGCGCCGCCAGCGCCTGCGAGGTGCAGCTGGCGTACGCCATCGGCGTCGCGCAGCCGGTCTCGGTGCACGTCGATACGTTCGGCACCAGCCGTCAGGATCCCGCATCGATCGCGCAGAAGCTGCGCAACGAAGTGGACCTGCGGCCCGCTTCGATCATCGAGCGTTTCAAGCTCAAGCGACCGATTTATCGCAAGACGGCCGCCTACGGTCACTTCGGCCGGCCCGCCGTCGATGGCTTCTTCCCCTGGGAGAATCTGGATCTGGCAGCCAAGCTGGGCTGAGAAACTCACGACGGGCGGCGCGGCATGCGCGCCAAGGCGCGCGGCTGCCGCCCCGTTCCCTTTCACCTCGAAATCATCAACGGCCTTCGGGCCGATCGGAAGCAATCATGGCCAAAAACGCGGCACGAAACGGCTCGAAGAACGGAAAGAACGCTCCTTACGACATCAAGGACCCCAAGCTCGCACCCGAGGGCAAGAAACGGGTGGACTGGGCCGGGCGCGACATGCCCGTGCTCAATATGATCGCCGAGCGCTTCCGCAAGGAGAAGCCGCTCAAGGGCGCGAAGATGACGGCGTGCCTGCACGTGACGGCCGAGACCGCCAATCTGATGCGCACGCTCAAGGCCGGCGGCGCCGACGTGCTGCTGTGCGCTTCCAATCCGCTTTCGACCCAGGACGACGTGGCGGCCACGCTCAGCCTGGACGACAGGATCCCGACGTTTGCCATTCGCGGCGAGGACTCCAAGACCTACTACAGCCACCTCACGCGAGGCATCGAGCACGAGCCTAACCTGACCATGGACGATGGCGCCGACCTCGTCTCGCTGCTGCACACCTCGATGTCGCAGTACGCCGGCCGCGTCATCGCGTCGATGGAGGAAACCACCACCGGCGTCATTCGCCTCAAGGCGCTGGAGGCCGACGGCCGCCTGACAATTCCGGTGGTCGCGGTCAACGACGCCGACACCAAGCACCTCTTCGACAACCGTTACGGCACCGGACAGTCCACGATCGATGCCATCATCCGCGCCACGGACGTGCTGATGGCCGGCAAGGTCGTGGTCGTGGTGGGCTACGGCTGGTGCGGCCGCGGTGTGGCTGCGCGGGCGGCGGGATCGGGCGCCCAGGTCGTCGTGTGCGAAGTCGATCCGATGCGCGCGCTCGAGGCCGCAATGGACGGCTTCCGCGTCATGCCGATGGCCAAGGCTGCGAAGGAAGGCGATATCTTCGTCAGCGTCACCGGCGACATGCACACGGTGAACGAGAAGACGTTCCCGCTGATGAAGAACGGGGCGGTGGTCTGCAACGCCGGCCACTTCGACATCGAGATCGACGTCAAGGCGCTGACCCGCATGGCCAAGAAGATCAACCGCAACGTGCGCAACAACGTCGACGAGTACATCATCGACGGCGGCAAGAGCATCTTCCTGCTGGCCGAAGGGCGCCTGGTGAACCTGGCGGCCGCCGAGGGACATCCTGCCTCGGTGATGGACATGAGCTTTGCCACGCAGGCGCTGGCGGCCGAGTGGGCGTACAAGCAGGGCGCCAAGGGCAGGCTCGAGGTGAAGGTGCACAAGGTTCCGCGCGAGATCGAGGAGCAGGTCGCGTCGCTCAAGCTGGCCAGCATGGGCATTCAGTGCGACAAGCTCACGCCTGCGCAGAAGAAGTACCTGACAAGCTGGGAGCACGGGACGGAGTAGCTCACCGCAGCCATCGCTTCCTCGAATGAAACGCCCGGCGGCCTTCTGGCGCCGGGCGTTTTCGTTCCACCCGACGGCTCTACGGCCGTTGCCGGCTACCGCCCAGGCGCGCGGGATTGTCGATGGCCAGCTTCTCGTCGACGGTGGCGCGAAGATGAGCGAGGACCTGCTCGCGCCATGGGCCGGCGTCGGCGTGGCCGGCCTCGATGCGACGGCACAGCGCGAAAGACAGTTCACGCGCCATCGGGTCGTGGTCGCGAGGCTGATGCGGCTCGACGTCGTGCTGCAGCAGACTGGCCAGCCGCTGCGCCTGCGCCGCCGCATGATGCGGGCGCAGCGCGATCTCGCGCGCGACGATGCCGGCGACGTTGGCGCCAACCAGCGCCTTGAAGTGCGCGCTGCCCTCGAGCCTGCCGGCGAGCTCGTGCTTGAGGAAGGCGCCGAGCGCTTCGAGCAGCTCGATGGCGGAGGGCTCGTCGAGGATGCCGGATGGTGTGGCGGCGATGGCCAATGGCGCGGCGGCGGTCGCTGCCGGTGTGCCGCCGGGCTTGGCTGACGCTGCTCCCGCGGTGCGAACCTGCGTGTCGCCGATCTCCGCGGACGCCGCGCCGGCAGTGCGAGCCTGCGTGTCGCCGGTCGTCGCTTCGGCGAGATGCTCAGATGCAAGACCTGACCCCACTCCGAGGAGGTTGAGGATCTCGTCTTCCGTTTCCGCCAGGCGGCGGCCGATCGCGGCGAGCTCGACGTCGGGGTGCTTGCCGCCCTTGTGACGCTCCGCCTGCATGCGGCAGATGATGGCCCACTTCCAGTTGCCGAACAGTTCCCAGAACAGAAGGTGCGATGGCTCGACGTCCGCGCCGCCTTCCTCGCGATAGTGCGCCAGCAGCTCCTCGCGCGAGCACAGACCGCCAGCGGCCAGGTCGTCGTTGCCGAAGCGCCACGTGCGCACGCACAGCCAGCCGAGGTCCTCGACGGCATC
This is a stretch of genomic DNA from Candidatus Limnocylindrales bacterium. It encodes these proteins:
- the ahcY gene encoding adenosylhomocysteinase; this translates as MAKNAARNGSKNGKNAPYDIKDPKLAPEGKKRVDWAGRDMPVLNMIAERFRKEKPLKGAKMTACLHVTAETANLMRTLKAGGADVLLCASNPLSTQDDVAATLSLDDRIPTFAIRGEDSKTYYSHLTRGIEHEPNLTMDDGADLVSLLHTSMSQYAGRVIASMEETTTGVIRLKALEADGRLTIPVVAVNDADTKHLFDNRYGTGQSTIDAIIRATDVLMAGKVVVVVGYGWCGRGVAARAAGSGAQVVVCEVDPMRALEAAMDGFRVMPMAKAAKEGDIFVSVTGDMHTVNEKTFPLMKNGAVVCNAGHFDIEIDVKALTRMAKKINRNVRNNVDEYIIDGGKSIFLLAEGRLVNLAAAEGHPASVMDMSFATQALAAEWAYKQGAKGRLEVKVHKVPREIEEQVASLKLASMGIQCDKLTPAQKKYLTSWEHGTE
- a CDS encoding PTS sugar transporter subunit IIA, with the protein product MRLASILSPSCIVLDVAGATKREILSKLAAPIAADRADISYEDLLDALVRREEASSTAIADGIAIPHAKITTGNQVICCFGRSREGVEFESVDGRPTTLFFVLVSPAADPSLHVQWLSHIAGLLSNGGLRRQLLEVRSPEQVLAALEEEESVREARA
- a CDS encoding phosphotransferase family protein, yielding MDEHSLSSALASFLTRRSAAPVEVGSIRQLAGGASCRVYSFEARQHGRAPRTLVLRLDADGGAVRSDRREEFVLLAAAARSGVTVPAVHWCGDATEGLGGAFFVMDLVTGEAIARRLLRDERYAQTRAVLPRQLAREAARIHDVDLTAPSLAFLRAREPSGQDPRRYAMAEIDKYRQILAAFSCDHPYPLLQLTARWLEQNAPGVLRPALVHGDYRVGNVMFDERGLTAVLDWELAHVGDAVEDLGWLCVRTWRFGNDDLAAGGLCSREELLAHYREEGGADVEPSHLLFWELFGNWKWAIICRMQAERHKGGKHPDVELAAIGRRLAETEDEILNLLGVGSGLASEHLAEATTGDTQARTAGAASAEIGDTQVRTAGAASAKPGGTPAATAAAPLAIAATPSGILDEPSAIELLEALGAFLKHELAGRLEGSAHFKALVGANVAGIVAREIALRPHHAAAQAQRLASLLQHDVEPHQPRDHDPMARELSFALCRRIEAGHADAGPWREQVLAHLRATVDEKLAIDNPARLGGSRQRP
- a CDS encoding HPr family phosphocarrier protein, with translation MGTASAEFVVSNQLGLHVRAAAMVVRTVTPFQSTITIRTDSGSADARSVLDLLTLSANKGTKVTVAAEGPDADAAVAALGDLIMRNFAE
- the rapZ gene encoding RNase adapter RapZ produces the protein MSAGSGDERAHEASRPHEREAGRRAVEVIVVTGMSGSGRSTAIHALEDLGTYCIDNLPTALVFQFVALCSDARAGKPKVGLGLDVRDAAYVKSWPSVRQALEKAGHRVTVVYLDASDEVLVRRYSETRRVHPLAGGRDVPEAIRAEREMLAPLERTADLVIDTSGLTVHELKRRLQEFAAGTATYRGPAVTLKSFGFKYGTLPDADMILDVRFLPNPHFVDELRPLTGRDEKVACYVLEPAVAGEYLERVMNLLEFVLPHYGVEGRPYMTIGLGCTGGRHRSVCIAEEIGRRLRQRGVDVSVRHRDADREDR
- the metK gene encoding methionine adenosyltransferase → MSVDEFIFTSESVSEGHPDKVCDQISDAVLDAHLAGDPHSRVACETLVATDLVVMAGEITSKHEVDYEKIARSVIADIGYIDTDGFKADTAEVMMRLVAQSPDISQGVTVGQGLHEEQGAGDQGLMFGYACDQTTELMPLPISLSHRLVARLAELRHSGKLAYLRPDAKSQVSIQYRDGRPARVATVVISTQHKESATLEQITADVREHVIKPIIPPELLDSDTVYHVNPTGRFVVGGPSGDSGLTGRKIIVDTYGGWGRHGGGAFSGKDPSKVDRSAAYMARYLAKNVVAAGAASACEVQLAYAIGVAQPVSVHVDTFGTSRQDPASIAQKLRNEVDLRPASIIERFKLKRPIYRKTAAYGHFGRPAVDGFFPWENLDLAAKLG
- the raiA gene encoding ribosome-associated translation inhibitor RaiA, with translation MQILVTFRHMDASDALRTYATEKVERVANKYLKNAVEAHVILEASGHRKRFQAEINIHASNFDISAHSESDDMYSAIDFAVDKVEAQLRKHKDRINDRKGRASAPEAATNIPVDVLGPHDDEGGPRVIETDSMPAKPLSVEDAVLQLDLSHSEFLVFRNSATNSISVVYRRRDGNYGLIVPNS